Proteins from a single region of Apium graveolens cultivar Ventura chromosome 7, ASM990537v1, whole genome shotgun sequence:
- the LOC141674277 gene encoding uncharacterized protein LOC141674277 — translation MSPRERGKGDSIKGRGGPIVGSGVNQRILLPRVARKSGARKKAEWEVEGICKEFFKAIKLERKDFVWTPGCEEAFRRIKELLGNPPILSKPLDGESLILYLAVSEYSISAVLVREEDEQQLLVYYVSKKLHDAETRYTNMEKLVYALIFASRKLRPYFQAHRIEVRTAYPLRQVLHKPESSGRMLKWAVELGKFDLEYMPRTAIKGQALADFLLEFDFAVDDKALVVLQPPHNEEFLEEFPHPWWILYVDGAINNGGACAGIVLVSPEGHHLMSAIHFKFYATNNDAEYEALINGLKIALEMGVRNLIARSDSELVVNKVNGGFQARGPRTELYLRCTQRLIGRFKEEIPSIPEVEAMQIDEAPKETWMTPILAYIHKRTLIEDKFNARRLHYQAARYVVYDEVLYTRGFNQPLLRCVDEEEGNYILREVHEGIYGNHPGVTRWR, via the exons ATGTCGCCCCGTGAGCGGGGAAAGGGCGATAGCATTAAAGGAAGAGGTGGACCGATTGTTGGAAGTGGGGTTAATCAAAGAATCTTACTACCCCGAGTGGCTCGCAAATCTGGTGCTCGTAAAAAAGCCGAATGGGAAGTGGAGGGCAT ATGCAAGGAATTCTTTAAGGCAATTAAGTTGGAAAGGAAAGACTTCGTGTGGACACCAGGATGTGAAGAGGCTTTTAGGAGGATCAAGGAACTACTGGGAAACCCTCCCATATTGTCGAAACCATTAGATGGAGAATCTCTAATACTGTACCTTGCAGTGTCTGAGTATTCAATCAGCGCTGTGCTGGTAAGAGAGGAGGATGAGCAACAATTACTAGTGTATTATGTGAGCAAGAAATTGCACGATGCTGAGACTCGCTACACAAATATGGAGAAGTTGGTTTATGCCTTGATCTTTGCGTCAAGGAAGTTACGGCCATACTTCCAGGCCCATAGAATTGAAGTCCGTACAGCATATCCGCTGCGGCAAGTCCTTCACAAACCAGAATCATCGGGGAGAATGTTGAAATGGGCTGTGGAGTTGGGAAAGTTTGACTTGGAATACATGCCCCGTACAGCAATTAAAGGACAAGCCTTAGCCgatttcttgttggaatttgattTTGCTGTTGATGATAAGGCTTTGGTAGTGCTCCAGCCCCCTCATAATGAGGAATTTTTGGAAGAGTTCCCACATCCCTGGTGGATCTTGTATGTAGATGGGGCAATTAACAATGGAGGAGCATGTGCGGGCATAGTACTCGTGTCTCCGGAAGGCCATCATCTGATGAGTGCAATTCACTTCAAATTTTATGCAACAaataatgatgcggagtatgaAGCATTGATTAATGGCCTAAAGATTGCTTTAGAAATGGGAGTGCGAAACCTAATTGCGAGGAGCGACTCGGAGCTGGTGGTAAATAAGGTGAATGGGGGATTTCAAGCGCGAGGACCGCGAACGGAACTATACTTAAGGTGCACGCAGCGCCTGATTGGAAGGTTCAAAGAG GAAATTCCTAGTATCCCGGAGGTGGAGGCGATGCAAATAGATGAAgctcccaaggaaacatggatgacaCCCATTCTTGCCTACATTCACAAGAGAACACTCATTGAGGATAAGTTCAATGCTCGTCGACTCCACTACCAGGCTGCAAGGTATGTGGTGTACGATGAAGTTCTATATACGAGAGGTTTCAATCAACCGCTACTCAGATGCGtcgatgaagaagaaggaaattatatcCTAAGGGAGGTTCATGAAGGAATTTATGGTAATCACCCGGGGGTAACTCGTTGGCGATAA
- the LOC141674278 gene encoding uncharacterized protein LOC141674278 yields the protein MGETPFMLTYSYEDMVPVEVGSGSLRRDRYAEEDAEVNQRLHLDLLEETRENSQLRLAAYQQRAARYYNKKVKGQLLKVGDLVLKKVMPNTKNPQHGVFGSNWEGP from the coding sequence ATGGGAGAAACTCCGTTTATGCTGACTTACAGTTATGAAGATATGGTCCCTGTGGAAGTTGGTTCAGGGTCGCTTCGTAGAGATCGTTACGCGGAGGAAGATGCAgaggttaatcaaaggcttcatttgGATCTTTTGGAAGAAACAAGGGAAAATTCCCAGTTGAGACTTGCGGCATATCAACAGCGTGCTGCAAGGTATTACaacaagaaggtaaagggacaGCTGCTGAAGGTAGGAGATTTGGTGCTTAAGAAGGTAATGCCAAACACAAAGAATCCCCAGCATGGAGTGTTTGGatctaattgggaaggaccataa
- the LOC141672252 gene encoding ylmG homolog protein 1-2, chloroplastic-like, with protein MAAQTLILLNPAFDSSHRYKPTSSSLHSPYPKHIHTLHVSIPHPLSPFTQIPTSPISRKSKILASSSPTQNPTHSQLTESTRTVTSLLALTLSVSRLFSEKIGIFLKGICAIPSQDELLGIKNVQESLVCSIGPLFFAAINTGPRALNTPLTVVAAGMSKWLEIYSAVLMVRVLLSWFPNIPWDRQPLSAIRDLCDPYLNLFRNIIPPLFDTLDVSPLLAFAVLGSLAGILGATTRPY; from the coding sequence ATGGCCGCTCAAACCCTAATCCTCTTAAACCCCGCCTTCGATTCTTCCCATCGTTACAAACCCACCTCATCATCTCTCCATTCTCCTTACCCAAAACATATACACACACTCCATGTATCTATACCCCATCCTTTATCCCCCTTTACCCAAATACCCACTTCCCCAATTTCAAGAAAATCCAAGATTCTTGCTTCTTCATCACCCACTCAAAACCCAACTCACTCTCAGCTCACTGAGTCAACTCGCACTGTCACATCTTTATTAGCCCTCACTCTCTCAGTTTCAAGGCTTTTTTCCGAAAAAATCGGAATTTTTTTAAAGGGCATTTGTGCAATTCCTAGTCAAGATGAGCTTTTGGGTATCAAGAATGTTCAGGAAAGTTTGGTTTGCTCAATTGGGCCTTTGTTTTTCGCTGCGATTAATACGGGCCCGAGGGCGTTGAACACTCCATTGACTGTTGTGGCAGCTGGAATGTCGAAATGGCTTGAGATTTATAGTGCTGTATTGATGGTTAGGGTGTTGCTTAGTTGGTTTCCGAATATTCCGTGGGATCGTCAGCCATTGTCAGCTATTAGGGACTTGTGTGATCCTTATTTGAATTTGTTTAGAAATATTATTCCTCCGCTGTTTGATACTTTGGATGTTAGTCCCCTTTTGGCATTTGCGGTGTTGGGCTCGCTTGCTGGGATTCTTGGCGCGACAACAAGGCCTTATTGA
- the LOC141674279 gene encoding zinc finger BED domain-containing protein RICESLEEPER 2-like codes for MVVTGHWIDSNWNLNMRVLNFCNVPPPHTGYVISEALFKCLNEWGIVDKIGTITVDNAKANDVALRNLKQTFSFRKKLLIDGKLFHARCCAHILNLCVKDGLDPIDEIVGKVRDGVKYVAASEGRRIKFAEISLALSIKYKKLILDVSTRWNSTYNMLSCALQFKEVFTMYATSDGGFRDYVPGQEDWERVEEREISLEKNETSQVSSSDTNFMNEQGQTQTPQGMNDYESFIRESGGIVEPTKSELEEYLSEKIIAPTSKFDVLAWWKGNSSKFPILSKMACDVLSIPISTVVLESSFSAGGRVIEPHRSCLKPETVEMLLCGADWVRELYGLKKSKQQKEDKDVVIHLD; via the exons ATGGTTGTAACTGGTCATTGGATTGATTCCAATTGGAACCTCAATATGAGAGTTCTTAACTTCTGTAATGTTCCTCCCCCACATACAGGATATGTGATTTCAGAGGCTTTATTTAAGTGCTTGAATGAGTGGGGCATAGTTGATAAAATTGGTACAATTACCGTGGATAATGCCAAGGCTAACGATGTTGCTTTAAGAAATTTGAAACAAACTTTTAGTTTTAGAAAGAAATTATTAATTGATGGTAAATTGTTTCATGCTcgctgttgtgcacatattttaaaTTTATGTGTCAAGGATGGGTTAGATCCGATAGATGAAATTGTTGGGAAAGTACGTGATGGGGTTAAATATGTGGCTGCCTCGGAGGGTCGGAGAATTAAATTCGCTGAAATTAGTTTGGCTTTAAGCATTAAATATAAAAAACTGATTCTAGATGTTTCGACTCGTTGGAACTCCACATATAATATGTTGTCATGTGCACTTCAGTTTAAAGAAGTTTTCACAATGTATGCCACATCTGATGGGGGGTTTAGGGATTATGTGCCTGGTCAAGAAGATTGGGAAAGAGTGGAAG AGAGGGAAATTAGTTTGGAAAAGAACGAAACAAGTCAAGTATCTTCTTCCGATACTAATTTCATGAATGAACAAGGTCAGACTCAGACACCACAAGGCATGAATGATTATGAAAGTTTTATTAGGGAGAGTGGTGGAATTGTGGAGCCAACAAAGTCAGAATTGGAAGAATATCTTAGTGAGAAAATTATTGCCCCGACTTCGAAATTTGATGTTCTAGCTTGGTGGAAAGGCAATTCTTCAAAATTTCCTATTTTATCGAAGATGGCATGTGATGTGTTGAGTATACCTATAAGCACTGTTGTGTTAGAGTCTAGTTTCAGTGCTGGAGGTAGAGTGATCGAACCTCATAGGTCTTGTTTAAAACCTGAAACTGTTGAAATGTTGCTTTGTGGTGCTGACTGGGTGCGTGAGCTCTATGGACTGAAAAAATCTAAACAACAg AAGGAGGACAAGGATGTGGTCATACATTTAGATTGA